The Chryseobacterium indologenes genomic sequence AGTGTAGTTTTTGTCACTTACCAGGCTTTTCCCCCAGCTTCTTATAGGTTTATTGTATCCGATAAGGTCTGCCAAGGTAGGATAAATATCTGTCTGCTGTGCAGTTTGCTCATTCACTCCTTTAAGCTGATATTCAGGATTCGGGGAATAAAATATTAACGGAACGGCAAACCTGTTCATTGCCTTTTCATATTCAGAATAATAAATCTGATTGGTGTGGTCTCCTGTAAATACAAAGATAGTATTGTGGAACCAAGGCTGTTTTTTAGCCGTTTCAAAATACTTTTTAATGGCATAATCGGTATACTGTATCGGCTCATGCATTTCTATCTTTCCTTTTTAAATTTACCGTTATATTTTTCAGGAATTTTAAAAGGGTGATGGGATGAAGCCGTAAATACTGTGGTCATAAAAGGCTGGGACTTTCCTACATTTCTGGCAAAATACTGAAGGAAAGGCTCATCCCATATGGCCCACATCCCGTCAAAATCTTCATCATGATTGTATTCTGTCTTCCCGAAATAATGTTTAAATCCTAGAATATTACCAAATCCTAGAAATCCCATAGATCCATTTGGGGCCCCATGATAAAAAGATGTATCATAGCCCAGGTCGTTACAAACTGAAACGATAGATTGTATTTTCTGATTAGAATAAGGTGAACCTGTGAAAGCATCTGTAAGGCTCGGAATTCCTGCCAGTACACTGCTCATCCCGTGAATAGACTGTCTCCCGTTGGCAAATGCATTGGGAAAAATAAGGCTTTGCCCCGCCAGACTGTCCATAAAAGGTGTGTAGGAAACATAGTCTTTGATATTTTTATCTTTATTAAAGGCTCCGGAATATTCTCTTCCGAAAGATTCTACAATAAAAATAACGATGTTGGGACGGTTTTCTACTTTTCTTTCATACAGTTTGTAAGGCTGCACATTATCTTCAATATATTTTTCGTCTACAAAATGTACCTCTTTAAAATTATTAGTATTTAAGGTTCTGAAAAACGAAAAAGTGCTGTTGAGAACAATATTTCCCTGAAGCGGATTCGTTACAAAACGGGTGGCATCCACCATGTTGATAGGCCTTGTGCTATGTTTGAAATCTCCTCTGATTCCGCCTACCACCAAAACTACGGCAAGGCATAGAACAAGTATGGAGGAAAGGAAATAATGAACCATTTTTACGGGTTCTTTCTCCTGAACTTTGACTCTTTTATATAGAAAAACCCACAGAATCATTAAAACAATATACCCAATAAATACAAATGGGTGCTGCCCTATAGAAATGAAGAGTGTTTTAGAAACATTGGATTCATGCTCTGCTACCTGAAATACTGCTGAAGTAAGCCTTGACTGTGAGAATTTATAATAAATAAAATCTCCGAAATTCATAGCATAGGCAATCCCGTTGGTTAAAAAATAAGTCCAGAAAAGAACTTTTTGAAAGCCTTTCCTGGTATTGATTATCAAAGGTAAAAGACTAAGCAGGATAAATAGGGAATTGACATATAAAATTGCGGTGGTATCGAAAGCGATACCATGATAGGCAAGCTTTACATATTCTGATATCGAATCAACTTTTATGAGATCTTTATTAAAGTACCAGAATAAAAGTCTTGCGATCTGATAAAAAAAGTATGCTAAAAAATTCTATACAGTAATGCCAGAATTTCCTGTTTTCTCAATCCTTTTAAAAATTTCATGGGGCAAATTTACATCAAAATCACTTTCATGCCATTTTTAGTTCATATTATTTTGAGTCAGAACTTTTAAAAACTGTAATTTTGTGCTTATGAATTTTATAAAAAATAATCTGGCCAATGCCTTAACCCTGGCTAATTTATTTGCAGGTTGTATAGGAGCAATACATCTTATTTCCGGAGATTATCAGACTACGGCAATTTGCCTTATTCTCTCCGCCGTTTTCGATTTTTTTGACGGTTTTGTAGCCAGAGCTTTACGATCAAATTCAAATCTGGGACTTCAGCTTGATTCTCTTGCCGATATGGTAAGTTTCGGACTGATCCCGGGACTCACGATGTATAAAGCTCTTGAACCGTTTGGAGCAGAACTGATGGGGCTTCATTTACCATTTGAGGTAAAATACCTTGGTTTAATTGCTACCAGCTTCTCGTGCTTGCGACTTGCTATTTTTAATCTTGATGAAGAACAGAGATACTATTTCAAAGGTTTAAATACACCAACAAATACGGTTTTACTGTTTGGTTTGTATTATGCTTTTAAAGAAACCGGAAGTTTCAGTTTCCTTTTTGAAAGTGAAATCCTGTTACTTTTACTTACCCTTATTACTTCCTTTATGCTGATCAGTCCTGTTAAAATGATTGCCATGAAGTTTAAATCCAAAGCATTAAAAGACAATTACCCTAAAATAGCATTATTACTGGGTGGTATTGCAATTCTGGCAATATTTAAACTGGTTGGGATTCCTTTGCTCGTTATTTATTATATCCTGATTTCCCTTGTTTTTCAGAAACAATTAAAATAAAGTAGAAAACCAGGTTTATCCTTTATAATATTATTAATACTTTCAAATTACTACTATAAAAATGAACTTAAAACTCCATAAACCTCTTTGTGTATTTGACCTTGAAACCACAGGAACCAATATTGGAAAAGACAGAATCGTTGAAATCTGCATTTTAAAAGTAAATCCTGATGCTTCCAGAGAAAGCAAAACATGGCGTGTAAATCCTGAAATGCCGATCCCGAAAGAAAGCAGTGACATCCACGGAATCTATGATCAAGATGTAAAAGATGCTCCAACTTTCAGAGATATTGCTCCTAAAATTATGGAAATGCTTGCAGGCACTGATCTGGGAGGATTCAATTCGAACAGGTTTGATGTTCCCCTTTTGGCTGAAGAGCTTTTAAGGGTAGGTATGGATTTTGATCTGAGTAAATTCAGATTGGTGGATGCGCAAACTATTTTTCATAAAAAAGAGCCCAGAAACTTAGGAGCTGCTTATCAGTTTTATTGTGGAAAAACATTGGAAAATGCACACTCGGCTGAAGCTGATGTCATGGCTACTTTTGAAGTTCTGGATGCCCAGGTGGGTAAATATGATGACATCCCGAATGAAATTGCACCGTTAAGTGAATTTACCTTTCATAATAAGCATGCTGATCTTGCCGGGTTTATCGGATATAACGAAAAACTTGAAGAGGTGTTCAACTTCGGAAAGTACAAAGGACAGTGTGTAAAAGTAATATTTCAGAAAGATCTGGGGTATTTCGGATGGCTTCAGAATGCTGATTTCCCTTTATACACCAAAAAGATTTTTACAAAGATTCAATTATCAAGTAAATTTTAAAAAATGTCAGACCTGATTCGTTTTAAGTTTTATGAAACGGCCCTTGAAGCTAACAGGGACAAACAGATATTGGCTGAAAACGGCATCAACAGCTTCATTGCAAATGAACAGCTTATTCAATCTGATTGGTTGCTATCGCAAGCTGTAGGCGGCATTCAGCTGCAGGTATTTGAGAATGATGTGGAAAAGGCAAAAGAAGTTCTTCAGGACTATAATGATAATGAGAAATTCACTCTTGAAGTAGAACATACGATTTCAGATCCTGAATTTGATTTTGTATGCCCGAAATGCGGCTCTAACCATATCTACAGAGATGACAGTGCAACAAGCTTTTTTGGTATATCTTTTTTGACGAGCCATACATTCAAATGCTACTATTGTGGAAATGAGTTTAGTCACGAATAAATAGAAAATAAAATATTCAGAGTAATAAAAAGATTGCTTCGTTCCCGGCAATGATGCAGTTTGAAAAATAAATAACGAACTATGAAAATAATCTGCATAGGAAGAAACTACAGCGAACACGCGAAAGAATTAGGAAACGAAATTCCTGAAAATCCTGTTATTTTTATGAAGCCCGATACGGCTGTTTTAAAAGGGAATGATTTTTATATCCCGGAATTCTCAAATGACATCCATTATGAACTGGAAGTCGTGGTAAAAATTTCAAAAGGCGGGAAATACATTCAGAAAGAATCTGCTCACAAACATTATGAGGAAATAAGCCTGGGAATTGATTTTACAGCAAGGGATCTTCAGTCTGAACTAAAAGGAAAAGGGCTTCCCTGGGAACTTGCCAAAGGTTTCGACGGCTCAGCTGTAGTGGGAAATTTCTTTAAAAAAGAAAATTATAATCTTGAAAATCTGTCTTTCTCACTGCTGAAGAACAAGGAAAAAGTACAGGATGGAAACACAAAGGATATGATATTCAATATTGATGATATTATTGCTTTTGCTTCCCAGTATTTTACATTGAGGGTAGGTGATCTTATTTTCACAGGAACCCCAAAAGGAGTTGGAAAAGTTGAGGAGAATGATATTCTTGAAGCTGACCTTGAAGGAGAAAAAAATCCTGGACATCCGAATATTATAAGTATTTAACACCAAAGTCTGGTAAATTTTTCCTATCTTTAGGTAACAAAATGAAAGGTTATGATAAATATTGTATTACCCGTAGATTTTGGGGACAAGACAGACCAATTGGTGGAAGGTGCCATAAAATTTGCAAAACAGCTTAACGGCAGAATTTACCTCATTCATGTAGCACCATCAGATATAGGATTTGCTATTGGTGATATGGGATTTCAATATTTTCCGGAAGTGGAAGCCAATGAAATCAGAGAGGAACTGATTCAGCTCAACAAAATTGAACAAAGAATCATTGCTCATGATATCGATTGTGAACATCTGTTAAAGCAGGGACTTGCCAAAGACATTATTCTGGAACATGCCAGGGATAAAAATGCAGATTATATTGTAATGGGTTCTCATGGCAGAAGCGGAATCTATGATGTATTTGTGGGCAGCCTTACCAAAGGGCTTACCAAGAGTTCCCCGGTTCCGGTTTTGGTACTTCCTATCCACGACTAAGAAAAGAAAATTTTAATCGTTAGTAATAAAAAAACCGATCAAATAAATTATTTGATCGGTTTTTTACTATATAACCAATTAATTAACCTTCTTTTTTATAGATATTCGGATCGTAGTAAGGATGCTTACCTTCCGTTGGAGAATAATAGTCTTTATCTTTATCACCACCTAATGTTACAACCAATACGTAGCACCAGTAAGTGAATAATACACAGCAAACTATAAATAGAATCCAGTTTAAAACATTTCCAAAAGCATCAAAGAATCCGAAACTCCATTTGAAAACTTTGCTTAAGAATAGAAAGAAAGACGTCATTATTTTCCTTTTTTAAATTAACTTTGTACAAATTTATAAAAAATGTTTAAATTACTTTCAAAAGAAAGCAATATTTTTTCAATTCCTGTATATATTGGTTTTCTTCTTTTAGTAGTAATAATATTTAACATACTGAATTTCAATACTTACGAAGCAATAATTGCCGGAATTACTTTTCTGGGAATTGCTTTGGGATATTTTTGTTTTCACAGTGTTGCACTTAATTATCAAACTCACCTTCCTCTATTTTTATATACTTGTTTTGCCTTCGGGTTGTATCCCGGAAATTTAGATATAGGAATTGCGGTTTCTCTGCTTACCAATTCGTTTCTTATCCTTCTTCTGACCAGTGCGGATGAGGATATCAGAAAAAAATCTTATGTTTTGGTAGGAGCCATTGTAGCATTAAATTTTATATTTCTTCCTACCACCTGGCCCATGGCTGTATTTGTTATCATCCATGTTATTGCAACCTCGGCGAAAATAGGATTAAACCTTTTCAGGTTTTTACTGGGGATCGTGCTGATTGCATTCAGTTATTTTTCTGTCATGTATTTCGTACATTTTACTTCATGGAATATCGATTATTTTCCTTTTGGCAAGATGAGACCTATGGCTGATTATACGGAATTACTTCCTTTGATTCCGGTAGTCATGATGTTAATTTATGCAGTATATGACCATTTTCAAAACTATAATAAGAAAAGCCCCATAAGCAGGTATAAATACACTTTCCTGCTGGTCTTTTCTCTGGCACAGCTTGTTACCATTATCATGTATATGAATACCAACTATGAGTATCTGCTCCTGTTAGCATTTCCTTCAAGTATTATTCTGAGCAGGATGATGAGATTTTTACCAAAATATTGGATGCAGGAGGCCAGCTTATGGCTTATTATTATCAGCCTGCTTACCTTTAAGGCAGGTACAGTTTTTGACTTATTTTAAAAAATTATGATTCAGATAGACGATAAATTGATTTCTGAGGAAATTTTTTCCGAAGAATTTGTTTGCAACCTTACCAAGTGTAAGGGTGCATGTTGTGTGGAAGGAGATGTGGGAGCTCCGTTGGATAAAGACGAGCTTGAAATATTGGACAGTATTTTTGACAAAATAAAACCTTATCTCACTCAGGAAGGCATCAAAGCCCTTGAAGAACAGGGAACATGGACTACTGATCCGCACGACGGAATGTATGTTACTCCTATGGTGGAGGATCGCGAATGTGCCTATGTAACTTTTGATGAAAAAGGCATTACGAAATGCGGTATTGAAAAAGCCTACGAAGACGGTGCTGTAGACTGGCAGAAACCTATTTCCTGCCATCTTTACCCGATTCGTATTACAGAATATTCTTCATTCACTGCTTTGAATTATCATGAATGGAATGTGTGCAGCGACGCCTGTACTCTGGGAAAAGAGCTTCAGGTTCCTGTCTATAAATTCTTAAAAACTCCATTGACAAGAAAATACGGAGAAGATTTTTATAACGTACTCAGCGAAGCAGCCGAGGAATGGAAAAAGAATACGGCTCATAATCTTATCAGGATTTGATTCAAATAAAAACCGCAGAAAATTAGTTTTCTGCGGTTTTTATTTGAAAGAGCAGCAATTTTATTGTTTTGCTCCTTTATGCTCTTTACTGTCTGTCAATACTTCAGTTTTATCCGTCTTTTCCCAGCCATCTTCCGGCATTAATACGGCGACATTACGACCTTTAGAAAGATATTTTTTAGCCACTTCCTGCAGGTCTTTTACGGTAAGTGCCTTTACTTTTTCCTGGTGGTTCAGAATATCATATGGATCGCTTCCGTCTACCTGACTCTGAGCAATACCCTGCAACCAGAATCCGTTGTCTTTTAGGCTTGTTTTGTATTCGTTGTATTCACCTTCTTTATATTTGTCGAGGTCTTTTTGCTCAGGACCTTTATCAATAAGCTTTTGAAGTTCGGCCGTTGCACTTTTGATTAATTTTTCAACATTTTCGGGCCCACAAGGGAAATTAATACTAAAACTATAGGTACCATACGGAACTTTGCTCAAGCCGCCACTTGCTCCGCCGCCATAAATGCTACTTTCATCTTCTCTCAATTTTTCGAGAATTTTAATGGTAGCCACTTCTCCCAGTGCCGAAAGGGCCAATGCTTCTTTTTCGTTATATGGTGTTTCTCCGCTGTAAGAGATGTTTACCAGGCTTTTAGGTTCTTTGCCTTTTTTGTAAACCTTTGTATAATTTCCTTCTACCGGTCTGTACCCTGTATCTCTAAAAGTAGAAGGCTGTCCTGAAACAGGAAGATTAGCAAGATAATGAAGGGCTTCATTTTCAAGCTGCCCTTCGTCTATATTTCCAACAAAATAAAAATGGAAGTTCGCTGCATTGGCAAATTTCTGTCTGTAGATCTCATAGGCTTTTTTATAGTCTGTGTTCTTCCAGTCTTTTTCAGTAGGTTCA encodes the following:
- a CDS encoding universal stress protein is translated as MINIVLPVDFGDKTDQLVEGAIKFAKQLNGRIYLIHVAPSDIGFAIGDMGFQYFPEVEANEIREELIQLNKIEQRIIAHDIDCEHLLKQGLAKDIILEHARDKNADYIVMGSHGRSGIYDVFVGSLTKGLTKSSPVPVLVLPIHD
- a CDS encoding CDP-alcohol phosphatidyltransferase family protein, with amino-acid sequence MNFIKNNLANALTLANLFAGCIGAIHLISGDYQTTAICLILSAVFDFFDGFVARALRSNSNLGLQLDSLADMVSFGLIPGLTMYKALEPFGAELMGLHLPFEVKYLGLIATSFSCLRLAIFNLDEEQRYYFKGLNTPTNTVLLFGLYYAFKETGSFSFLFESEILLLLLTLITSFMLISPVKMIAMKFKSKALKDNYPKIALLLGGIAILAIFKLVGIPLLVIYYILISLVFQKQLK
- a CDS encoding DUF2007 domain-containing protein, whose translation is MSDLIRFKFYETALEANRDKQILAENGINSFIANEQLIQSDWLLSQAVGGIQLQVFENDVEKAKEVLQDYNDNEKFTLEVEHTISDPEFDFVCPKCGSNHIYRDDSATSFFGISFLTSHTFKCYYCGNEFSHE
- a CDS encoding fumarylacetoacetate hydrolase family protein; this encodes MKIICIGRNYSEHAKELGNEIPENPVIFMKPDTAVLKGNDFYIPEFSNDIHYELEVVVKISKGGKYIQKESAHKHYEEISLGIDFTARDLQSELKGKGLPWELAKGFDGSAVVGNFFKKENYNLENLSFSLLKNKEKVQDGNTKDMIFNIDDIIAFASQYFTLRVGDLIFTGTPKGVGKVEENDILEADLEGEKNPGHPNIISI
- a CDS encoding 3'-5' exonuclease codes for the protein MNLKLHKPLCVFDLETTGTNIGKDRIVEICILKVNPDASRESKTWRVNPEMPIPKESSDIHGIYDQDVKDAPTFRDIAPKIMEMLAGTDLGGFNSNRFDVPLLAEELLRVGMDFDLSKFRLVDAQTIFHKKEPRNLGAAYQFYCGKTLENAHSAEADVMATFEVLDAQVGKYDDIPNEIAPLSEFTFHNKHADLAGFIGYNEKLEEVFNFGKYKGQCVKVIFQKDLGYFGWLQNADFPLYTKKIFTKIQLSSKF
- a CDS encoding DUF3109 family protein; this translates as MIQIDDKLISEEIFSEEFVCNLTKCKGACCVEGDVGAPLDKDELEILDSIFDKIKPYLTQEGIKALEEQGTWTTDPHDGMYVTPMVEDRECAYVTFDEKGITKCGIEKAYEDGAVDWQKPISCHLYPIRITEYSSFTALNYHEWNVCSDACTLGKELQVPVYKFLKTPLTRKYGEDFYNVLSEAAEEWKKNTAHNLIRI